Within Xanthomonas oryzae pv. oryzae, the genomic segment AGCGCATGCAGTTCGAGAAATTCGCCCACTTCGCGTGCGAGCGCGCCGTGCAGACGGTCGCGGAGCTGCTGCATTTCGCCGCGCGCTGATTCGATCGCTGCATGCAATCGCTGCAGCTGCGTCTCTACCTGATTGGCGGGCACACGTTGCTCGGCCACTTCCAGCGTGTGGCTCTGGCGCACGCGCGCGCGGCCCAGTGCATTGCCGCGCGCAGCGCCATGTCCGCGTAACCGCAGGCTCACGCGTCTGCCCGGCGCAGCGGCGCCGTGTCGGTCGCAACGGCAACGACGCCGCGCATGCTCAGCTGTCCTCGTCGAAGCGACGTTCGAACAGGTCAACCAGCGCCTGCAGGGCCTCGGCTTCGTCTTCGCCGTCCAGCCGCACCACCACGCTGGTGCCTTGGCCGGCGGCCAGCAACATCACGCCCATGATGCTCTTGGCATTCACCTCGCGGCCCTTGGCTGCCAGGGTGGCGTTGCTGCGATAGGACGACAACGTCTGCACCAGCTTGGCGGTGGCCCGCGCATGCAGTCCGAGTCGGTTGGAAACTATGAGTTCGCGTTCAAGCATCGTCGATGATCGCTCCATTGCGAGTACCGGCCGCCGCAGTGGCGGGCAGCTCCTGCAATCCTTGTTCGGGGTAGTTCATCACCCGCAGCAGCATCGGCAGGCTCAGTGCGGACACCCGGCGAACCGGTGTGCCCAGCTTGGCCAGGCGATTGGCGAGATTGCTGGGGCTGGCGCCGTACAGGTCGGTTATGACCAGCACGCCGTCGCCGCTGTCGACTCTGCGCATCGCCGACGACGCCTGGGGCAGCAACGCGTCCAGGTCTGCATCGAACGGCACATCGAATGCTTCGGTCTTCAACGGCAACTGCCGCAACAGGCCTGTCGCCACGTTCAACAACGCGGCGCCGATGCCGGGATGAGTAATCAGGAGAATGCCACAGGCCATGCCGAAACGTTAACAGGTCAGCATGACTGCGCGATAGCGTCTGCCGGCACAGATGCGTCGCGAACTCAATAGCCGCTTGGGACCGCTGCAGCGAAGCGGCGGCAACAGGTGTCGCCATTGTGCGCTGCATACGTAGCGCCGATCCGCGACTTGTGCAGCGTCAGCAGTGCGGCCTGCATCGCAAGCGAGCGCTGCCAATTTTCCTCCAGCGAGTAGGGGCATGTCGCCATGCGTGGCGCAATCCCCTCGACGCATGGGGTGTGACGGCGCCAACGCATTGGTCGTGCAGCGTTGCATCGCGCGCCGAACGAAAACGCCAAGCGGTTTTCGGGACGTCGGCGATCCAGTCGCGTCAGCTGCAGCGTTGTCGGCCTGCGCAGCGTCCGCCAGACGCCAGCCCCCGCAGGCAATCGCAACCTAAACATAAGGCCAGCGAGCGTGTCGTCCTCAACGTAGGTGCACCACACTCACCTCGCAGGATGCCGCTGTCACGATTCCCGAATCCCCATTGCCGATTCCCGGCCCCTCAGTCCTGCTCGCGATGAAACGTCGCCACTTCCGGCCAGCCTTGTTCGCGTGCATGCCGGGCCATGCGTTCGGCCATATACACCGAGCGGTGCTTGCCGCCGGTGCAACCGAAGGCAATGGTCACGTAGCTGCGGGTGTCGTTGCGCAACCGCGG encodes:
- a CDS encoding HPr family phosphocarrier protein; the encoded protein is MLERELIVSNRLGLHARATAKLVQTLSSYRSNATLAAKGREVNAKSIMGVMLLAAGQGTSVVVRLDGEDEAEALQALVDLFERRFDEDS
- a CDS encoding PTS sugar transporter subunit IIA; amino-acid sequence: MACGILLITHPGIGAALLNVATGLLRQLPLKTEAFDVPFDADLDALLPQASSAMRRVDSGDGVLVITDLYGASPSNLANRLAKLGTPVRRVSALSLPMLLRVMNYPEQGLQELPATAAAGTRNGAIIDDA